In Euphorbia lathyris chromosome 10, ddEupLath1.1, whole genome shotgun sequence, a single genomic region encodes these proteins:
- the LOC136208444 gene encoding large ribosomal subunit protein uL4, with the protein MAAAAAARPLVTVQTLPSLNEMATDSSSTVVLPDVMKASIRPDVVNFVHSNMSKNSRQPYAVSKRAGHQTSAESWGTGRAVSRIPRVPGGGTHRAGQGAFGNMCRGGRMFAPTKIWRRWHRRINLNQKRYAVVSAIAASAIPSLVMARGHRVETVPEMPLVISDAAESVEKTSAAIKLLKEIGAYADVEKAKDSHAIRPGKGKMRNRRYISRKGPLIVYGTEGAKLVKAFRNIPGVEIANVDRLNLLKLAPGGHLGRFVIWTKSAFEKLDSVYGSFDKLSEKKKGYVLPRSKMVNADLARIINSDEVQSVVKPLQKGIKRAPLKKNPLKNLNTMLKLNPYAKTARRMSLLAEAQRVKSKKEKLDRKRKIATKEEAAAVKAAGKAWYNTMISDSDYTEFDNFSKWLNVSQ; encoded by the exons ATGGCCGCCGCAGCCGCCGCCCGACCACTCGTTACGGTCCAAACTCTCCCATCTTTGAATGAGATGGCAACGGATTCATCATCAACCGTTGTCCTACCGGACGTGATGAAAGCTTCAATCCGGCCAGATGTAGTCAATTTTGTGCACAGCAATATGTCCAAGAACAGCCGCCAGCCCTACGCCGTATCCAAGCGCGCCGGCCACCAGACTTCGGCTGAATCATGGGGAACTGGCCGTGCAGTTTCTCGTATTCCTCGTGTTCCTGGAGGTGGTACTCACCGTGCCGGACAGGGTGCTTTTGGAAACATGTGCCGTGGAGGACGCATGTTCGCTCCTACCAAGATCTGGAGACGGTGGCACCGGAGGATTAACCTGAATCAGAAGAGGTATGCTGTTGTTTCAGCCATAGCCGCCTCTGCTATTCCCTCTCTGGTGATGGCTCGTGGCCATAGGGTTGAAACAGTACCGGAGATGCCTTTGGTGATCTCTGATGCTGCTGAATCTGTAGAGAAAACTTCGGCTGCCATCAAGCTTTTGAAAGAGATAGGAGCTTATGCAGATGTGGAGAAGGCCAAAGATAGCCATGCTATCCGACCTGGAAAGGGAAAAATGAGGAATCGGCGCTATATTTCTCGTAAAGGCCCCCTGATCGTGTATGGAACTGAAGGAGCTAAGCTTGTCAAAGCCTTCCGCAACATTCCTGGTGTTGAGATAGCCAATGTTGATCGGTTGAATCTCCTTAAGCTTGCTCCTGGTGGCCATCTTGGTCGATTTGTGATCTGGACCAAATCTGCTTTTGAGAAGTTGGACTCTGTTTATGGTTCATTTGACAAGCTgtcagagaagaagaagggttATGTTTTACCCAGGTCCAAGATGGTAAATGCTGATCTTGCTAGGATCATCAACTCTGATGAAGTTCAGTCAGTGGTGAAGCCTCTTCAGAAGGGTATCAAGAGGGCTCCTTTGAAGAAGAATCCTCTAAAGAATCTGAACACAATGCTGAAGTTGAACCCATACGCCAAGACTGCAAGGAGGATGTCTCTCTTGGCAGAGGCCCAACGAGTCAAGTCGAAGAAGGAGAAGTTGGACAGAAAGAGAAAGATTGCTACCAAG GAGGAGGCTGCTGCCGTCAAAGCTGCAGGCAAAGCATGGTACAATACCATGATCTCCGATAGCGATTACACTGAGTTCGATAACTTCTCAAAGTGGCTTAATGTTAGTCAGTGA